The stretch of DNA cagcaccagCAGTGATCTCATGGGCAAGATCGGGCATTGTGTCCAAATCCGGACAAACCCAGCAGAAGAAAACTGAGATGAAAGTTTCTTACGTAACTGGACTGAATTCATATGGTGGTCTCAAGGCACAGAACAAGGTTGTCTCAATGGGATCACCACTCTGCACAGAACAGTGCTTTGCTAATGTTGTCATGTCTCTCAAGGGAAGAAGAGGCAGTGGAGGAGCCTTATCCACCACATGTAACGCCGTCGGAGAGATTTTCAAGATTGCAGCTATCATGAATGCTCTTACTCTTGTCGGTGTTGCTGTTGGATTCGTTCTTCTTCGAATCGAGACCTCTGTTGAAGAAGCTGCTGAAGCCGAGTAAATTTgctctttttataaaattatatatataatttttgtttattgatgtTGTCAAGCTTCGGTATAACTTGATGGGATACAACATGTTACATTTGTTAATGAAGCTCTTTTCTTGGTACATGTTATTGGGAAGCCTCACTAAATAATTACTCTGCATCTACTTTTTTATGATCCATCGCCTCAATTGCTTCATATAATCTTGCTTTGTGAGGTAGCCATTTCAGCACTTTAATTGTTTACATAAGAGAGTTATTATAACGGTTAGGATACAAATCGTAAGCTAGCAAAATCATCTTAACTCAATAGAGATAAAGTTGAACAATATGAAGGAGCATTGAGGATCAACCATCGAGCTCGGGTTATTGAAACATTCATGTGTCCCCCCAATTGATGAAGTATATGGAACAAACGTGGGATCCATACTACTTATTCAAACATAACCAGCCCTTTCTCATCGTGCAACCAAAATATGAAGGCATCCCTTTGGGTTTGGGACCACCATTGGTCTCCCATGTATGGAGGAGACTTAATCGAGTTGAAAGTT from Camelina sativa cultivar DH55 chromosome 9, Cs, whole genome shotgun sequence encodes:
- the LOC104714114 gene encoding uncharacterized protein LOC104714114; the protein is MATAAAAPAVISWARSGIVSKSGQTQQKKTEMKVSYVTGLNSYGGLKAQNKVVSMGSPLCTEQCFANVVMSLKGRRGSGGALSTTCNAVGEIFKIAAIMNALTLVGVAVGFVLLRIETSVEEAAEAE